A portion of the bacterium genome contains these proteins:
- a CDS encoding polysaccharide deacetylase family protein, with amino-acid sequence MRPRAAVFCLHDIVPAERIPEVPVTHRPYALTPAEFRALLMATIDGGRRAVPVSQVPAELGGGFFALTFDDGCASDYREAFPVLSELGMRATFFVVPTLVETAGYVTWRELREMVAGGMEIGSHSMTHPFLHDLDAAGVRREFGDSKRAIEDRLGQAVRSASLPRGWEPPQFEDVLGELGYRVFCTSRVGWWYPGARPLRMPRVAVRRGMEPDEFTAIVNAEPRSLWRMQAIEAAKNAAKACLGNGGWQRLRAPLLALRERV; translated from the coding sequence ATGAGGCCGCGCGCCGCGGTGTTCTGCCTGCACGACATCGTGCCGGCCGAGCGCATCCCCGAGGTCCCGGTCACACACCGGCCGTACGCGCTGACGCCCGCCGAGTTCCGCGCCCTCCTCATGGCGACCATCGACGGCGGCCGGCGTGCGGTGCCGGTGTCGCAGGTGCCGGCCGAGCTCGGCGGCGGCTTCTTCGCGCTCACCTTCGACGACGGCTGCGCGAGCGACTACCGCGAGGCCTTCCCGGTGCTGTCCGAGCTCGGCATGCGAGCCACGTTCTTCGTCGTGCCGACGCTGGTCGAGACCGCGGGCTACGTCACCTGGCGCGAGCTGCGCGAGATGGTCGCGGGCGGCATGGAGATCGGCAGCCATTCGATGACCCATCCGTTCCTGCACGACCTCGACGCCGCCGGCGTGCGGCGTGAGTTCGGCGACTCGAAACGGGCCATCGAGGATCGTCTCGGGCAGGCCGTGCGCTCCGCGTCGCTGCCGCGCGGCTGGGAGCCGCCGCAGTTCGAGGACGTGCTCGGCGAGCTCGGCTACCGCGTGTTCTGCACCAGCCGGGTGGGATGGTGGTATCCGGGCGCCCGGCCGCTGCGCATGCCGCGGGTCGCAGTCCGCCGCGGCATGGAGCCCGACGAGTTCACCGCCATCGTCAACGCCGAGCCGCGGTCGCTCTGGCGGATGCAGGCCATCGAGGCGGCGAAGAACGCCGCCAAGGCCTGCCTCGGCAACGGCGGCTGGCAGCGGCTGCGCGCACCGCTCCTGGCCCTGCGGGAGCGGGTCTGA
- a CDS encoding glycosyltransferase family 2 protein → MATVLFVAALLTIVWVYAGYPVFLGLVARLRRKPVAKAPIEPMVSLVICAYNEERDIRRKLEEVTAADYPADRLEIIVASDGSTDATDDIVREFAPRVRLLRVEGRGGKTVAQNFAVTQAVGEILVFSDVTTVYTPTTIRAMVENFADPCVGCVGGDLHYEKEPRNTSAEGRALFWSYERQLRIWESQVHSIIGVAGCVYAMRKSLYVPLDRAAISDFIQPGKVTERGWRTVLEPEALAFEPVESVSLGEELNRRARIITRGLRGAFHMPALLNPLRHPWFAIELWSHRVLRWLIPVFLIVLFLASAALAGEGASYRLAFLGQLAVYGSGLLGFALERLRIRVPGLFVPLYFCVVNLAPLIALTRLARGERNVVWETGR, encoded by the coding sequence ATGGCGACGGTCCTCTTCGTCGCGGCGCTGCTCACCATCGTGTGGGTCTACGCCGGCTATCCCGTGTTCCTCGGCCTCGTCGCCCGCTTGCGCCGCAAGCCCGTGGCGAAGGCGCCGATCGAGCCGATGGTCTCGCTCGTCATCTGCGCCTACAACGAGGAGCGCGACATCCGCCGCAAGCTGGAGGAGGTCACCGCCGCCGACTACCCGGCCGACCGCCTCGAGATCATCGTCGCCTCCGACGGCTCGACCGACGCCACCGACGACATCGTGCGCGAGTTCGCGCCGCGCGTGCGCCTGCTGCGGGTCGAGGGGCGTGGCGGCAAAACCGTGGCGCAGAACTTCGCGGTCACGCAGGCGGTCGGCGAGATCCTCGTCTTCTCCGACGTCACCACCGTCTACACGCCGACGACCATCCGGGCGATGGTCGAGAACTTCGCCGACCCGTGCGTCGGCTGCGTGGGCGGCGACCTGCACTACGAGAAGGAGCCGCGCAACACGTCGGCCGAGGGGCGCGCGCTCTTCTGGTCCTACGAGCGGCAGCTGCGCATCTGGGAGAGCCAGGTGCACTCGATCATCGGCGTCGCCGGGTGCGTCTACGCGATGCGGAAGTCGCTCTACGTCCCGCTCGACCGCGCCGCCATCAGCGACTTCATCCAACCCGGCAAGGTGACGGAGCGCGGCTGGCGGACCGTGCTCGAGCCCGAGGCGCTGGCCTTCGAGCCCGTAGAGTCGGTCAGCCTCGGCGAGGAGCTCAACCGCCGGGCGCGCATCATCACCCGCGGCCTGCGCGGCGCCTTCCACATGCCGGCGCTGCTGAACCCGCTCCGGCATCCCTGGTTCGCGATCGAGCTGTGGTCCCACCGCGTGCTGCGCTGGCTGATCCCGGTGTTCCTGATCGTCCTCTTCCTCGCGAGCGCGGCGCTGGCGGGCGAGGGCGCGTCCTATCGGCTGGCGTTCCTCGGGCAGCTCGCCGTCTACGGCTCGGGGCTCCTCGGCTTCGCGCTCGAGCGCCTGCGCATCCGCGTCCCCGGGCTCTTCGTCCCGCTCTACTTCTGCGTCGTGAACCTTGCGCCGCTGATCGCGCTCACGCGCCTCGCGCGCGGCGAGCGCAACGTGGTCTGGGAAACGGGCCGATGA
- a CDS encoding polysaccharide deacetylase family protein, with amino-acid sequence MSGPLVKRLLWHSGLLSLARLARQRVRGVILRYHALTPDGRDVPYAAPDICLPAPLFRLQMGFVKRAYRVVTLDEIVAALAAGGKLPPRALAITFDDGYADNYHLGLPILRELRLPAAVYVATGGIDDGVPFWVGAVRALAIRAEGPALEMPGREPIPLGAPSERGPAIKALTRALVPLTAPEREALLAATAAGAGVDLRRLLAGTMLTRTQIRELAAAGWTIGAHTVTHSNVALADPADAEADIMTSRDTLAAITGAQVCHFCYPNTGGAHRYFGPEVAAILKRGGFKSATTSRPGALRPGADPFLLPRLGVSPRLGPVVELAAALERQRLAA; translated from the coding sequence ATGAGCGGCCCCCTGGTGAAGCGCCTGCTGTGGCACTCGGGCCTGCTGTCGCTGGCCCGCCTGGCGCGGCAGCGGGTGCGCGGCGTCATCCTGCGCTACCACGCGCTGACGCCCGACGGGCGCGACGTGCCCTACGCGGCCCCCGACATCTGCCTCCCGGCGCCGCTGTTCCGCCTGCAGATGGGCTTCGTGAAGCGCGCGTACCGTGTCGTCACCCTCGACGAGATCGTCGCCGCCCTCGCCGCCGGCGGCAAGCTGCCGCCCCGAGCCCTCGCCATCACCTTCGACGACGGCTACGCCGACAACTACCACCTCGGGCTGCCGATCCTGCGCGAGCTCCGGCTGCCCGCCGCCGTGTACGTCGCGACCGGCGGCATCGACGACGGCGTGCCGTTCTGGGTAGGCGCGGTACGCGCCCTCGCGATCCGGGCCGAAGGTCCGGCCCTCGAGATGCCGGGACGCGAGCCGATCCCGTTGGGTGCGCCGTCGGAGCGGGGACCGGCCATCAAGGCGCTCACGCGCGCGCTGGTGCCGCTCACGGCGCCGGAGCGCGAGGCGTTGCTCGCGGCGACCGCGGCAGGTGCCGGCGTCGACCTCCGCCGGCTCCTCGCAGGCACCATGCTGACGCGCACGCAGATTCGTGAGCTGGCGGCCGCCGGCTGGACGATCGGCGCGCACACCGTGACGCACTCGAACGTCGCGCTCGCCGATCCCGCCGACGCCGAAGCGGACATCATGACGTCGCGCGACACGCTCGCAGCCATCACGGGCGCACAGGTGTGCCACTTCTGCTACCCGAACACCGGCGGCGCGCACCGCTACTTCGGCCCCGAGGTCGCGGCGATCCTCAAGCGGGGCGGGTTCAAATCCGCCACGACGTCGCGCCCCGGCGCGCTCCGCCCCGGCGCGGATCCGTTCTTGCTCCCGCGACTCGGCGTCTCTCCGCGGCTCGGCCCGGTGGTCGAGCTGGCCGCAGCCCTCGAGCGACAGCGACTCGCAGCCTAG